In a genomic window of Oncorhynchus keta strain PuntledgeMale-10-30-2019 chromosome 28, Oket_V2, whole genome shotgun sequence:
- the LOC118360471 gene encoding transcription factor Sox-17-alpha-A-like, which produces MSSPDAGYASDDQTQTRCAMSVMMPGMGHCQWADPLSPLGDTKVKSESCATSSGNQNRGKTEPRIRRPMNAFMVWAKDERKRLAQQNPDLHNAELSKMLGKSWKALPVSEKRPFVEEAERLRVQHMQDHPNYKYRPRRRKQVKRIKRLDSGFLVHSVSDHQSTSRVCMEGLGLGYHHEHGYQVSTQSLGHYRDTQALGGASYEPYSLPTPDTSPLDVVESDSMFFPGHSQEECHMMPAYAYHSQGAEYTPQDPHSNQHANHMLHRHLSSPTEQQQGHQAGPMPPSFNQLAMYYSQHCSPSHPKRHPGHGTGQRSPPPDSHPAEPVEQMHPSELIGEVDRSEFEQYLNSSRPGDMTGLSYGAHEANMQGPESLISSVLSDASTVFYCNYTS; this is translated from the exons ATGAGTAGTCCGGATGCGGGTTACGCCAGTGACGATCAGACCCAGACGAGGTGCGCGATGTCAGTCATGATGCCTGGAATGGGACACTGTCAGTGGGCAGACCCCCTGAGCCCTCTTGGGGACACCAAAGTGAAGAGCGAGTCGTGCGCTACCAGCTCCGGGAACCAGAACCGTGGAAAGACTGAGCCGCGGATCCGGCGACCCATGAATGCGTTCATGGTGTGGGCAAAGGATGAGCGCAAGCGCCTGGCACAACAAAATCCGGACCTGCACAATGCGGAGTTGAGCAAAATGTTGG GGAAGTCATGGAAAGCCCTTCCTGTGTCCGAGAAGCGCCCCTTTGTAGAGGAGGCTGAAAGGCTCCGGGTCCAGCACATGCAGGACCACCCTAACTACAAATACCGACCCCGGCGGAGGAAGCAGGTGAAGAGGATTAAGCGTCTGGACTCAGGGTTCCTGGTTCATAGTGTGTCCGACCACCAGAGCACCTCCCGAGTGTGTATGGAGGGCCTGGGGCTGGGTTACCACCACGAGCATGGCTACCAGGTGTCGACTCAGTCCCTCGGCCACTACCGCGACACCCAGGCCCTCGGGGGGGCTTCCTACGAACCCTACAGCCTGCCCACCCCCGACACCTCCCCACTGGATGTCGTGGAATCAGACTCCATGTTCTTCCCCGGCCACTCTCAGGAGGAGTGCCACATGATGCCTGCGTACGCCTACCACTCCCAGGGGGCAGAGTACACGCCTCAGGACCCTCACTCCAACCAGCACGCCAACCACATGCTTCACAgacacctctcctcccccactgaGCAGCAGCAAGGCCACCAGGCTGGCCCCATGCCCCCCTCCTTCAACCAATTGGCTATGTACTACAGCCAGCATTGTAGCCCCAGTCACCCCAAGCGACACCCAGGACATGGGACAGGACAGCGCTCCCCTCCCCCAGACTCCCACCCAGCGGAACCGGTGGAGCAGATGCATCCATCAGAGCTGATAGGTGAGGTGGACCGGAGTGAGTTTGAACAGTACCTGAACTCCTCCAGACCTGGGGACATGACAGGCCTGTCTTATGGGGCACATGAGGCCAACATGCAGGGACCTGAGAGCCTGATATCCTCTGTGCTCTCTGATGCCAGCACAGTGTTCTACTGTAACTACACCTCCTAA